A genomic window from Solanum dulcamara chromosome 11, daSolDulc1.2, whole genome shotgun sequence includes:
- the LOC129872935 gene encoding MLO-like protein 8 isoform X2, with protein sequence MILGFISLTLVFSQYYIAGICIPPSVADTMLPCPAVHKNAEKEEEHRRKLLWYERRILAGAEPKCKEGRVPLVTVEALHQIHILIFFLAVLHVLYSAITMWLGRLKIRGWKGWEQETSTHSYEFSNDPSRFRLTHETSFVRAHTSFWTRIPIFFYIGCFFRQFFKSVSKSDYLALRNGFISVHLAPGSKFNFQKYIKRSLEDDFKVVVGVSPVLWGTFVLFLLLNVSGWQALFWASLIPLIIILAVGTKLQAILIRMALDITERHAVVQGIPLVQASDKYFWFGRPRLVLHLIHFALFQNAFQITYFLWIWYEYGLKSCFHEAFELVIAKIVIGVGVLFLCSYITLPLYALITQMGSHMKKSIFDEQTSKALKKWHMAVKKRTGARGDRSPTRTLGNASPRSTMSSPVHPSGPGLHRYKTTGHSSRFQGYSDQEASDLENDPTTPMTHAEIATTHIDHDDTEIHVHVPPNGESTRNEDDFSFVKPAPQR encoded by the exons ATGATTCTCGGTTTCATCTCGTTAACCCTTGTATTTAGTCAATATTACATTGCTGGAATTTGTATCCCCCCAAGTGTAGCTGATACAATGCTTCCATGCCCTGCTGTGCACAAAAATGCTGAAAAGGAGGAGGAACACCGTAGGAAGCTTTTATGGTATGAGCGTAGAATTTTGGCTGGTGCAGAGCCTAAATGCAAAGAG GGACGTGTACCTCTCGTTACTGTTGAAGCACTGCATCAAATACAcatccttattttctttttggcaGTCCTTCATGTCTTATACAGTGCGATTACCATGTGGTTGGGAAGACTTAAG ATTCGTGGCTGGAAAGGTTGGGAGCAAGAGACTTCAACGCATAGTTACGAGTTTTCAAATG ATCCTTCAAGATTTAGACTTACTCATGAGACATCTTTTGTCAGAGCGCATACTAGTTTCTGGACAAGGATACCAATCTTCTTTTACATT GGATGCTTCTTCAGACAATTTTTCAAGTCTGTCAGTAAGTCAGACTACTTGGCCCTGCGCAATGGTTTCATCAGT GTTCATCTAGCTCCTGGAAGTAAATTTAACTTCCAAAAGTATATCAAGAGGTCTTTAGAGGATGACTTCAAGGTAGTTGTCGGTGTCAG TCCAGTTTTATGGGGAACATTTGTGCTTTTCTTGCTTCTGAATGTTAGTG GGTGGCAAGCATTGTTCTGGGCATCCTTAATTCCTCTGATT ATCATTTTAGCTGTTGGAACAAAGCTTCAGGCTATTTTGATTAGGATGGCCCTTGACATCACAGAGAGACATGCAGTAGTTCAAGGAATCCCTCTTGTACAAGCCTCAGACAAATATTTTTGGTTTGGTCGACCACGACTGGTTCTTCACCTCATCCATTTTGCCTTGTTTCAG AATGCGTTCCAGATAACATATTTTCTGTGGATATGG TATGAGTATGGGCTAAAATCTTGCTTCCACGAGGCGTTTGAGCTGGTCATTGCAAAAATTGTTATAGG GGTGGGAGTCTTATTCCTATGCAGTTATATCACTCTTCCGCTGTATGCCCTTATAACTCAG ATGGGATCCCATATGAAAAAATCCATCTTTGATGAGCAAACCTCCAAGGCACTAAAGAAGTGGCATATGGCTGTGAAGAAGCGGACAGGAGCGAGGGGAGACAGGTCCCCTACCCGAACGCTGGGTAATGCAAGTCCAAGGTCCACAATGAGCTCACCTGTGCACCCATCAGGCCCTGGTCTTCATCGATACAAAACTACCGGTCACTCATCGCGTTTTCAGGGCTACAGCGATCAAGAAGCATCAGACCTTGAAAATGATCCAACAACCCCGATGACTCACGCAGAGATTGCAACTACACATATTGATCATGATGACACAGAAATTCATGTGCATGTTCCTCCAAATGGAGAATCTACTAGGAATGAAGATGACTTCTCATTTGTGAAGCCTGCTCCTCAAAGGTGA
- the LOC129872935 gene encoding MLO-like protein 8 isoform X1 produces MAGGGDGTSRQLGQTPTWAVAGVCAVIILISIALEKILHKLGVWLTDRHKKALFEALEKVKAELMILGFISLTLVFSQYYIAGICIPPSVADTMLPCPAVHKNAEKEEEHRRKLLWYERRILAGAEPKCKEGRVPLVTVEALHQIHILIFFLAVLHVLYSAITMWLGRLKIRGWKGWEQETSTHSYEFSNDPSRFRLTHETSFVRAHTSFWTRIPIFFYIGCFFRQFFKSVSKSDYLALRNGFISVHLAPGSKFNFQKYIKRSLEDDFKVVVGVSPVLWGTFVLFLLLNVSGWQALFWASLIPLIIILAVGTKLQAILIRMALDITERHAVVQGIPLVQASDKYFWFGRPRLVLHLIHFALFQNAFQITYFLWIWYEYGLKSCFHEAFELVIAKIVIGVGVLFLCSYITLPLYALITQMGSHMKKSIFDEQTSKALKKWHMAVKKRTGARGDRSPTRTLGNASPRSTMSSPVHPSGPGLHRYKTTGHSSRFQGYSDQEASDLENDPTTPMTHAEIATTHIDHDDTEIHVHVPPNGESTRNEDDFSFVKPAPQR; encoded by the exons ATGGCAGGTGGGGGTGATGGTACATCAAGGCAACTTGGTCAAACACCAACTTGGGCTGTGGCTGGTGTTTGTGCAGTTATTATCCTCATATCTATTGCCTTAGAGAAGATTCTCCACAAACTTGGCGTG TGGTTGACTGACAGGCATAAAAAAGCTCTCTTTGAGGCCTTGGAGAAGGTTAAGGCCG AGTTGATGATTCTCGGTTTCATCTCGTTAACCCTTGTATTTAGTCAATATTACATTGCTGGAATTTGTATCCCCCCAAGTGTAGCTGATACAATGCTTCCATGCCCTGCTGTGCACAAAAATGCTGAAAAGGAGGAGGAACACCGTAGGAAGCTTTTATGGTATGAGCGTAGAATTTTGGCTGGTGCAGAGCCTAAATGCAAAGAG GGACGTGTACCTCTCGTTACTGTTGAAGCACTGCATCAAATACAcatccttattttctttttggcaGTCCTTCATGTCTTATACAGTGCGATTACCATGTGGTTGGGAAGACTTAAG ATTCGTGGCTGGAAAGGTTGGGAGCAAGAGACTTCAACGCATAGTTACGAGTTTTCAAATG ATCCTTCAAGATTTAGACTTACTCATGAGACATCTTTTGTCAGAGCGCATACTAGTTTCTGGACAAGGATACCAATCTTCTTTTACATT GGATGCTTCTTCAGACAATTTTTCAAGTCTGTCAGTAAGTCAGACTACTTGGCCCTGCGCAATGGTTTCATCAGT GTTCATCTAGCTCCTGGAAGTAAATTTAACTTCCAAAAGTATATCAAGAGGTCTTTAGAGGATGACTTCAAGGTAGTTGTCGGTGTCAG TCCAGTTTTATGGGGAACATTTGTGCTTTTCTTGCTTCTGAATGTTAGTG GGTGGCAAGCATTGTTCTGGGCATCCTTAATTCCTCTGATT ATCATTTTAGCTGTTGGAACAAAGCTTCAGGCTATTTTGATTAGGATGGCCCTTGACATCACAGAGAGACATGCAGTAGTTCAAGGAATCCCTCTTGTACAAGCCTCAGACAAATATTTTTGGTTTGGTCGACCACGACTGGTTCTTCACCTCATCCATTTTGCCTTGTTTCAG AATGCGTTCCAGATAACATATTTTCTGTGGATATGG TATGAGTATGGGCTAAAATCTTGCTTCCACGAGGCGTTTGAGCTGGTCATTGCAAAAATTGTTATAGG GGTGGGAGTCTTATTCCTATGCAGTTATATCACTCTTCCGCTGTATGCCCTTATAACTCAG ATGGGATCCCATATGAAAAAATCCATCTTTGATGAGCAAACCTCCAAGGCACTAAAGAAGTGGCATATGGCTGTGAAGAAGCGGACAGGAGCGAGGGGAGACAGGTCCCCTACCCGAACGCTGGGTAATGCAAGTCCAAGGTCCACAATGAGCTCACCTGTGCACCCATCAGGCCCTGGTCTTCATCGATACAAAACTACCGGTCACTCATCGCGTTTTCAGGGCTACAGCGATCAAGAAGCATCAGACCTTGAAAATGATCCAACAACCCCGATGACTCACGCAGAGATTGCAACTACACATATTGATCATGATGACACAGAAATTCATGTGCATGTTCCTCCAAATGGAGAATCTACTAGGAATGAAGATGACTTCTCATTTGTGAAGCCTGCTCCTCAAAGGTGA
- the LOC129871956 gene encoding uncharacterized protein LOC129871956 yields MFFSTVQKLELHGDCSILQKLLRLPQQSSHQCDQSSTQSCADSVLTDERLQALVECTSTHDGVSKEEFAPTKTQFFNSRIQWRDFHPEITHVADEQICLEEQCEKVLSGKMRTTTYLDSEQELVMPEIGYQLLHNYADQMLGAL; encoded by the exons ATGTTCTTTTCCACTGTGCAGAAACTAGAGCTGCACGGAGACTGCAGCATTCTGCAAAAGCTACTCAGACTTCCACAGCAATCGTCCCATCAGTGTGATCAATCTTCTACTCAAAGTTGTGCTGACAGTGTATTAACTGATGAAAG GTTACAAGCTCTAGTGGAGTGCACAAGTACACACGATGGGGTGTCAAAAGAAG AATTTGCACCAACAAAAACTCAGTTTTTTAATTCTAGGATACAATGGAGGGACTTCCATCCAGAGATCACA CATGTTGCAGATGAGCAAATTTGTTTGGAAGAACAGTGTGAGAAG GTCCTATCTGGAAAAATGAGGACAACAACCTATCTTGATTCCGAGCAAGAATTG GTCATGCCTGAAATTGGTTACCAATTACTTCACAACTATGCTGACCAAATGCTGGGAGCTTTGTAA